In Micromonospora sp. WMMD980, the following are encoded in one genomic region:
- a CDS encoding cupin — MSDLSTDLELGPVGQEIVYENDRVRVWHIRLEPGERQPLHRHDHPYLVVAIEGAKNVVQTVDGTTIDADEPTGGVVYRDPGAVHMLTNVGDTTYLARLVELK, encoded by the coding sequence ATGAGCGACCTCTCCACCGACCTCGAACTCGGCCCGGTGGGCCAGGAGATCGTCTACGAGAACGACCGGGTCCGCGTCTGGCACATCCGGCTGGAGCCGGGCGAGCGGCAGCCGCTGCACCGGCACGACCACCCCTACCTGGTCGTGGCGATCGAGGGCGCGAAGAACGTGGTGCAGACCGTCGACGGCACCACGATCGACGCCGACGAGCCCACCGGCGGGGTGGTCTACCGCGATCCGGGTGCGGTGCACATGCTCACGAACGTCGGCGACACCACCTACCTCGCCCGTCTGGTCGAGCTGAAGTAG
- a CDS encoding LLM class F420-dependent oxidoreductase: MRVSVFTEPHRGADYEDQLRFARLVEESGFEGFFRADHYRSMGDEPALPGPTDAWLTLAALARETSRIRLGTLVTSATFRMPGPLAVMVAQVDRMSGGRVELGIGAGWFEREHTAYGIPFPPVSERFDRLAEQLEIVTGLWRTPDGETYSYRGEHYRLVDAPALPKPVQQPGPPVIVGGKGPKRTPELAARYADEFNMPFKNVAETAAAYERVREACYRTGRDASGRAPLTLSAGIVVAIGRTDAEARRRAAPLHVTSALPPEDPVVGSPAQLVDRLGDFAAIGTTRVHLRLIDFDDLDHVELIASEVLPQLDGAR, encoded by the coding sequence ATGCGGGTCTCGGTCTTCACCGAACCCCACCGCGGCGCGGACTACGAGGATCAACTCCGGTTCGCCCGGCTGGTCGAGGAGAGCGGCTTCGAGGGCTTCTTCCGCGCCGACCACTACCGGTCGATGGGGGACGAGCCGGCGCTGCCCGGGCCCACCGACGCCTGGCTGACGCTCGCCGCGCTGGCCCGGGAGACGTCCCGGATCCGGCTCGGCACGCTGGTCACCTCCGCCACCTTCCGGATGCCCGGGCCGCTGGCCGTCATGGTCGCCCAGGTCGACCGGATGAGCGGCGGCCGGGTGGAGCTGGGTATCGGCGCCGGCTGGTTCGAGCGCGAACACACCGCGTACGGCATCCCGTTCCCGCCGGTCAGCGAGCGGTTCGACCGGTTGGCCGAGCAACTGGAGATCGTCACCGGGCTGTGGCGCACGCCGGACGGTGAGACCTACAGCTACCGCGGCGAGCACTACCGGCTGGTCGACGCGCCCGCACTGCCCAAGCCGGTGCAGCAGCCCGGCCCGCCGGTGATCGTCGGCGGCAAGGGCCCCAAGCGCACGCCCGAACTGGCCGCCCGGTACGCCGACGAGTTCAACATGCCGTTCAAGAACGTCGCCGAGACGGCCGCCGCGTACGAGCGGGTCCGCGAGGCGTGCTACCGCACCGGGCGGGACGCGTCCGGGCGGGCGCCGCTGACCCTCTCCGCCGGGATCGTGGTGGCGATCGGGCGCACCGACGCCGAGGCCCGGCGGCGGGCCGCGCCGCTGCACGTCACCAGCGCGCTCCCGCCGGAGGACCCGGTGGTCGGCTCCCCGGCCCAGCTCGTCGACCGGCTCGGCGACTTCGCCGCGATCGGGACCACCCGGGTGCACCTGCGACTGATCGACTTCGACGACCTCGACCACGTGGAGCTCATCGCCTCCGAGGTGCTCCCCCAACTGGACGGAGCGCGATGA
- a CDS encoding ABC transporter ATP-binding protein — protein sequence MIRLSGVSRTFDGRSGRVEALRGIDLDVAEGEFVAVLGRSGCGKSTLLRMIAGLLPVTAGEITVAGTPITKPRQDVAMLFQRPALLPWRSVLDNVLLPVEIFGWRRARHRDRARELLEMAGLGGFEKRLPHELSGGMQQRVSLCRSLIGSPRVMLMDEPFSALDALTREELSGELQRVHMDTKATIVFVTHSIDEAVLLADRVVVLSPRPGRIRQVVEVAVPRPRTLGRHAHLADVARISAELHELLMERDAPGVPAAGGR from the coding sequence ATGATCCGACTGTCCGGGGTGTCCCGCACCTTCGACGGCCGCTCGGGGCGGGTGGAGGCGCTGCGCGGCATCGACCTCGACGTCGCCGAGGGTGAGTTCGTCGCCGTCCTCGGCCGATCCGGCTGCGGCAAGTCCACACTGCTCCGCATGATCGCCGGCCTGCTGCCGGTCACCGCCGGCGAGATCACCGTCGCCGGCACGCCGATCACGAAGCCCCGTCAGGACGTCGCCATGCTGTTCCAGCGCCCGGCGCTGCTGCCCTGGCGCTCGGTGCTCGACAACGTCCTGCTCCCGGTGGAGATCTTCGGCTGGCGCCGGGCGAGGCACCGCGACCGCGCCCGCGAGCTGCTGGAGATGGCCGGGCTGGGCGGGTTCGAGAAGCGCCTCCCGCACGAGCTGTCCGGCGGCATGCAGCAGCGCGTCTCGCTGTGCCGCTCACTGATCGGCTCGCCCCGGGTGATGCTGATGGACGAGCCGTTCTCCGCGCTCGACGCGCTCACCCGGGAGGAACTCTCCGGCGAGCTGCAGCGGGTGCACATGGACACGAAGGCGACCATCGTCTTCGTCACCCACTCGATCGACGAGGCGGTGCTGCTGGCCGACCGGGTCGTCGTGCTCAGCCCACGCCCCGGCCGGATCCGTCAGGTGGTCGAGGTGGCCGTCCCCCGGCCCCGCACCCTGGGCCGGCACGCGCACCTGGCCGACGTCGCCCGGATCAGCGCCGAGCTGCACGAACTGCTGATGGAGCGGGACGCCCCGGGCGTACCCGCGGCGGGAGGACGGTGA
- a CDS encoding ABC transporter substrate-binding protein, protein MRRLTRTVAAAALATALALVGGCSSDSDKSEGSSGGSGAALEKVTYLTSFGNFGRDSYAWVAKDKGFFKEAGFDVDIKPGQGTGSVIQTVTGGQADFGPIDLTGGILQLGNGQAKDFVAVAAIQQRTMAAIVTVEGKNIATPKDLEGKKLADTPTSVVRNLFPTYARLAGIDGSKVTWVNGEAQGLIGMLGSGAVDGIGQFVVGQPTVEVVTKKKPVVLPYSNVMQDLYGNALITSSKIAKEKPEMVKKFTAALLKGLEYSLEHPDEAGEILKKNVPAANPAASAAELQLMAAYVRSSNSGTAIGTLDSGRVAKSIALLQGAGALKQNLTPDQIIDFDLAPKA, encoded by the coding sequence ATGAGAAGGTTGACCCGCACGGTCGCCGCCGCGGCGCTGGCGACCGCCCTCGCCCTCGTGGGCGGCTGCAGCAGCGACTCGGACAAGTCCGAGGGCAGCAGCGGCGGCAGCGGAGCGGCGCTGGAGAAGGTGACCTACCTCACCTCGTTCGGCAACTTCGGCCGTGACTCCTACGCCTGGGTGGCGAAGGACAAGGGCTTCTTCAAGGAGGCCGGCTTCGACGTCGACATCAAGCCCGGCCAGGGCACCGGCTCCGTGATCCAGACCGTCACCGGCGGTCAGGCCGACTTCGGCCCGATCGACCTGACCGGTGGCATCCTGCAGCTCGGCAACGGCCAGGCCAAGGACTTCGTCGCGGTGGCCGCCATCCAGCAGCGCACCATGGCCGCCATCGTCACGGTCGAGGGCAAGAACATCGCCACCCCGAAGGACCTCGAGGGCAAGAAGCTCGCCGACACCCCGACCTCCGTCGTGCGCAACCTCTTCCCCACGTACGCCCGGCTGGCCGGCATCGACGGCAGCAAGGTGACCTGGGTCAACGGTGAGGCCCAGGGCCTGATCGGCATGCTCGGCTCGGGTGCGGTGGACGGCATCGGCCAGTTCGTGGTCGGTCAACCCACCGTCGAGGTGGTGACCAAGAAGAAGCCGGTCGTGCTGCCCTACAGCAACGTCATGCAGGACCTCTACGGCAACGCGCTGATCACCTCCAGCAAGATCGCCAAGGAGAAGCCGGAGATGGTGAAGAAGTTCACCGCCGCGCTGCTCAAGGGCCTGGAGTACTCGCTGGAGCATCCGGACGAGGCCGGCGAGATCCTGAAGAAGAACGTGCCGGCCGCGAACCCCGCCGCGTCCGCCGCCGAGCTCCAGCTGATGGCCGCGTACGTGCGGTCGAGCAACTCCGGCACCGCCATCGGCACGCTGGACAGCGGCCGGGTCGCCAAGAGCATCGCGCTGCTGCAGGGCGCGGGTGCGCTCAAGCAGAACCTGACCCCCGACCAGATCATCGACTTCGACCTGGCGCCGAAGGCCTGA
- a CDS encoding ABC transporter permease — MTQLTEARPGAPEEPTAPARRVRVVRPAAVGLPVLGLVIAVAAWWLVTSGLHLVHPVALPPPQAVARSLAGTTDVLLPALGITTWMTLAGFLLSSVVGVLIGVALAASGRVERMFAPLLVAVNAVPKIAFGPLLVVAVGFGQKPILTMVFLLCFFPIVLSTATGLTTTPADLAELGRSLNASWWQSFRKVRLPAALPQIFVGLKVAMPLAAIGAVIGEFYSDRPGLGYQILQYNGVGDTATAWAAILLVALMSIVLYAALSAIERFALPWVRATTSAR; from the coding sequence TTGACGCAGTTGACCGAGGCGCGGCCCGGAGCGCCGGAGGAGCCGACGGCGCCGGCCCGGCGCGTCCGGGTCGTACGCCCGGCCGCGGTCGGGTTGCCGGTGCTCGGCCTGGTCATCGCGGTGGCCGCCTGGTGGCTGGTCACATCGGGGCTGCACCTGGTGCACCCGGTCGCGTTGCCGCCGCCGCAGGCGGTGGCCCGCTCGCTCGCGGGCACCACCGACGTGCTGCTGCCCGCGCTGGGGATCACCACCTGGATGACGCTTGCCGGCTTCCTGCTCTCGTCGGTCGTCGGCGTGCTGATCGGGGTGGCGCTGGCCGCCTCCGGTCGGGTGGAGCGCATGTTCGCGCCGCTGCTGGTCGCGGTGAACGCGGTTCCGAAGATCGCCTTCGGCCCGCTGCTCGTGGTGGCCGTGGGCTTCGGCCAGAAGCCCATCCTGACGATGGTGTTCCTGCTCTGCTTCTTCCCGATCGTGCTCTCCACCGCCACCGGCCTGACCACCACCCCGGCCGACCTGGCGGAGCTGGGCCGGTCGCTCAACGCCTCCTGGTGGCAGTCGTTCCGCAAGGTACGCCTGCCGGCCGCGCTGCCGCAGATCTTCGTCGGCCTGAAGGTGGCCATGCCGCTGGCCGCGATCGGTGCGGTGATCGGCGAGTTCTACTCGGACCGGCCCGGTCTGGGCTACCAGATCCTGCAGTACAACGGCGTCGGCGACACGGCCACCGCCTGGGCGGCCATCCTGCTGGTGGCGCTGATGAGCATCGTGCTCTACGCGGCCCTGAGCGCGATCGAGCGGTTCGCCCTCCCGTGGGTCCGAGCCACCACCTCCGCCCGCTGA
- a CDS encoding ABC transporter substrate-binding protein, with amino-acid sequence MSPIRSARIAALASAVLATTLTGCGIGGEPQDTSPIVIAADLELSGASAPVGKVYQRALELKVDQLNASGALGGRKIDLRVKDNRSDAAESLRNINDFAADSQVGAVIMGGCNECAVGAARTINDKRIPTIALASAGAVTEPVDQRRYVFKLAPNAVDSAAALTTELTRRGIRKVAVLHSADGYGQEGLAALRREFDKTTLRLVADESVRTTDTEVSAQIGGLIEKKPQALILWTPPEQATLAATTARQNKFGGSLFFDAAAAGDLFLGPSARSTEQATLIFTQTMVIDDVIATTPAKAARRQWFQDYTARWGGYNGFSSFAADAVQLITDAEQRAGGEPGEVDRDALREVLETSQLDGLSGPIRMTPDNHSGLMPQALTTLVARGGRWRLAG; translated from the coding sequence TTGAGCCCCATCCGCTCCGCGCGTATCGCGGCGCTCGCATCGGCCGTGCTGGCCACCACGCTCACCGGCTGCGGGATCGGCGGGGAACCGCAGGACACCAGCCCGATCGTGATCGCCGCCGACCTGGAACTCTCCGGCGCCTCGGCGCCCGTCGGCAAGGTCTACCAACGGGCCCTGGAACTGAAGGTCGACCAGTTGAACGCCTCCGGCGCGCTGGGTGGCCGGAAGATCGATCTGAGGGTCAAGGACAACCGCTCCGACGCCGCCGAGTCGTTGCGCAACATCAATGATTTCGCCGCCGACTCACAGGTCGGCGCCGTCATCATGGGCGGTTGCAACGAATGCGCCGTCGGCGCGGCCCGCACCATCAACGACAAGCGTATTCCGACCATCGCACTCGCTTCCGCGGGCGCGGTCACCGAACCTGTCGACCAGCGCCGGTACGTCTTCAAGCTGGCCCCGAACGCGGTCGACAGCGCGGCGGCGCTCACCACCGAACTCACCCGGCGCGGCATCCGCAAGGTGGCGGTGCTGCACAGCGCCGACGGGTACGGCCAGGAAGGCCTCGCCGCGCTGCGCCGCGAATTCGACAAGACCACGCTGCGGCTGGTCGCCGACGAATCCGTGCGCACCACCGACACCGAGGTGAGCGCGCAGATCGGCGGCCTGATCGAGAAGAAGCCGCAGGCCCTCATCCTGTGGACGCCGCCGGAACAGGCCACGCTCGCCGCCACCACCGCGCGGCAGAACAAGTTCGGCGGGTCGCTGTTCTTCGACGCCGCGGCGGCCGGTGACCTGTTCCTCGGTCCGTCGGCCCGCTCCACCGAGCAGGCCACGCTGATCTTCACCCAGACGATGGTGATCGACGACGTGATCGCCACCACCCCGGCCAAGGCGGCCCGGCGGCAGTGGTTCCAGGACTACACGGCCCGGTGGGGCGGCTACAACGGCTTCTCCTCGTTCGCGGCGGACGCCGTCCAACTCATCACCGACGCCGAACAGCGCGCCGGCGGTGAGCCGGGCGAGGTCGACCGGGACGCGCTGCGTGAGGTTCTGGAGACGTCGCAGCTCGACGGCCTCTCCGGGCCGATCCGGATGACGCCGGACAACCACTCGGGGTTGATGCCGCAGGCTCTGACGACGCTTGTCGCGCGGGGCGGTCGTTGGCGTCTCGCCGGGTAG
- a CDS encoding sensor histidine kinase, whose translation MSTGPTTLPGSPNADQRNRRRRLPRLRDARIRSKLALILVVPVAAVIALATIRLISVGQGAYEANQVRALTAVSVDVSALTQELHKERMAAAVFLANPAVTPDAYNLRVRRTDERIAAYKEERGTLGDVPTSVRDRLKVIDDHLETLNGTRQEVLDRTQMPVAEASLRYGIVLDDLVSYGDTLAQQPGAESLSDARRAVAAFAHAKAEVAEEEAVAFTALAAGGRIDEEQFSSFVATLTGQQEALLAFSRAATPEQRALVDRTVSGDAVQLADRVAGDLSRSVGKPALVTALDASAAVGAVDDLMRWAEIQLLDELLADADAVRTDVIRQAFVESLLVLLTLAVAVTLAVVLARSLNDSLRRLREGALSVANHDLPDAVSRLQNVNAIGDGGVDEIVQQVRDPIKLSNRDEVGQVAVAFNVVHREAVRVAAEQAALRTSVSAMFLNLARRSQSLVDRMIGELDAIERGEEDPKRLAQLFELDHLATRMRRNDENLLVLAGADSAVPRRDDALLVDVLRAAQSEVELYNRIEFGTVDTDISVAAHAVNDVVRLVAELLDNATRFSPPTTVVVADGRRIRDYVLIQVEDRGLGLTDDQLDSLNRRLAAPPTVDVAAFRLMGLAVVSRLASRYGIRVELRRNVEGGTVAQVTLPNSTVVLPANRGQAPLTRPRQPLAVEPSPLSQVGAADALAGAGRGGTATLADQWRNTTTPPPARWQAPAEVRDTTPAVQLGGLPAAAPVTAAPVSAAPAPAPTAAPASGAGWSAGGPTVAYPALDPLPKRTPGGEAAPAAAPAYQPLAAAPAVESTPAAPVVARPDRPAEAPIFREMEAVWFRSHGEDETTIFTRPRFDEPPPAPAQPAATARPPLPTRTPGAQASGLTTPPAYRPPAVPTTPPATPPPAATPANPVAPASAPEPAATPAIDPEAWRTAADDGWSRASQAAEPTTGGTTRSGLPKRVPQAQLVPGGIEPKSGRDRSRRTPDEVRGLLSAYHRGVQRGRTAGTDLNSTSTKETNR comes from the coding sequence GTGAGCACCGGACCTACGACCCTGCCCGGGAGCCCCAACGCCGATCAGCGGAACCGCCGACGGCGCCTGCCCCGGCTGCGTGACGCGCGGATCCGCTCCAAGCTCGCCCTCATCCTGGTCGTTCCGGTGGCCGCTGTCATTGCACTGGCAACTATCCGACTCATTTCGGTGGGTCAGGGCGCGTACGAGGCGAACCAGGTCCGCGCGCTGACCGCGGTCTCGGTCGACGTCTCGGCGCTCACCCAGGAGTTGCACAAGGAGCGGATGGCGGCGGCCGTCTTCCTGGCCAACCCGGCGGTGACGCCCGACGCCTACAACCTGCGGGTGCGCCGGACCGACGAGCGGATCGCGGCCTACAAGGAGGAGCGCGGCACGCTCGGCGACGTGCCGACCTCGGTCCGGGACCGGCTCAAGGTGATCGACGACCACCTGGAGACGCTGAACGGCACCCGCCAGGAGGTGCTCGACCGCACCCAGATGCCGGTGGCCGAGGCGAGCCTGCGCTACGGCATCGTCCTCGACGACCTGGTCTCGTACGGCGACACGCTGGCCCAGCAGCCCGGCGCGGAGAGCCTTTCCGACGCCCGCCGCGCGGTGGCCGCGTTCGCCCACGCCAAGGCCGAGGTGGCGGAGGAGGAGGCGGTCGCCTTCACCGCGCTCGCCGCCGGCGGCCGGATCGACGAGGAGCAGTTCTCCTCGTTCGTGGCCACGCTCACCGGGCAGCAGGAGGCGCTGCTCGCCTTCTCCCGGGCCGCCACCCCGGAGCAGCGGGCCCTGGTGGACCGCACCGTCTCCGGCGACGCCGTCCAGCTCGCCGACCGGGTCGCCGGCGACCTGTCCCGGTCGGTCGGCAAGCCCGCGCTGGTGACCGCGCTCGACGCGTCCGCCGCCGTCGGCGCGGTCGACGACCTGATGCGGTGGGCGGAGATCCAGCTCCTGGACGAGCTGCTCGCCGACGCCGACGCGGTGCGTACCGACGTGATCCGGCAGGCGTTCGTGGAGAGCCTGCTCGTGCTGCTCACCCTGGCCGTCGCCGTGACGCTCGCCGTGGTGCTGGCCCGCTCGCTCAACGACTCGCTGCGGCGACTGCGCGAGGGCGCGCTCTCGGTGGCCAACCACGACCTGCCGGACGCGGTGAGCCGGCTGCAGAACGTCAACGCGATCGGCGACGGCGGCGTGGACGAGATCGTCCAGCAGGTGCGCGACCCGATCAAGCTGAGCAACCGCGACGAGGTCGGCCAGGTGGCGGTGGCGTTCAACGTGGTCCACCGCGAGGCGGTCCGGGTCGCGGCCGAGCAGGCCGCGCTGCGGACCAGCGTCTCGGCGATGTTCCTCAACCTGGCCCGTCGCTCGCAGAGCCTGGTCGACCGCATGATCGGCGAGCTGGACGCGATCGAGCGCGGCGAGGAGGACCCGAAGCGGCTCGCGCAGCTCTTCGAACTGGACCACCTGGCCACCCGGATGCGCCGCAACGACGAGAACCTGCTGGTCCTGGCCGGGGCCGACTCGGCCGTGCCGCGCCGCGACGACGCGCTCCTGGTCGACGTGCTGCGCGCCGCCCAGTCCGAGGTGGAGCTCTACAACCGGATCGAGTTCGGCACCGTGGACACCGACATCTCGGTCGCCGCGCACGCCGTCAACGACGTGGTCCGCCTGGTTGCGGAGCTGCTCGACAACGCCACCCGGTTCTCACCGCCGACCACCGTGGTGGTCGCCGACGGCCGGCGGATCCGGGACTACGTGCTGATCCAGGTCGAGGACCGGGGCCTCGGCCTCACCGACGACCAGCTCGACTCGCTCAACCGTCGTCTGGCCGCGCCGCCGACCGTCGACGTGGCCGCCTTCCGGCTGATGGGTCTGGCCGTGGTCAGTCGGCTCGCCTCCCGTTACGGCATCCGGGTGGAGCTGCGCCGCAACGTCGAGGGCGGCACCGTCGCCCAGGTGACGCTGCCCAACTCCACAGTGGTGCTGCCGGCCAACCGGGGTCAGGCTCCGCTGACCCGGCCGCGCCAGCCGCTGGCCGTGGAGCCGTCGCCGCTCAGCCAGGTCGGCGCGGCGGACGCGCTGGCGGGCGCCGGCCGGGGCGGCACCGCCACCCTGGCCGACCAGTGGCGCAACACGACCACGCCGCCGCCCGCACGGTGGCAGGCACCCGCCGAGGTACGGGACACCACGCCGGCCGTCCAGCTCGGCGGACTGCCCGCCGCCGCCCCGGTCACCGCTGCCCCGGTCTCCGCCGCGCCGGCGCCGGCGCCGACCGCCGCGCCCGCGTCGGGCGCGGGCTGGTCGGCGGGTGGGCCGACGGTCGCGTACCCCGCTCTCGACCCGCTGCCCAAGCGGACGCCGGGCGGTGAGGCCGCGCCGGCCGCCGCGCCGGCCTACCAGCCGCTCGCCGCCGCGCCGGCGGTCGAGTCCACCCCGGCCGCGCCGGTGGTGGCCCGACCGGACCGGCCGGCCGAGGCGCCGATATTCCGGGAGATGGAGGCGGTCTGGTTCCGCTCGCACGGAGAGGACGAGACCACCATCTTCACCCGGCCCCGGTTCGACGAGCCGCCGCCCGCCCCGGCGCAACCCGCCGCGACCGCGCGGCCGCCGCTGCCCACCCGTACGCCGGGCGCCCAGGCGTCGGGGCTGACCACCCCGCCCGCGTACCGCCCGCCGGCGGTACCGACCACGCCGCCCGCGACGCCGCCGCCCGCCGCGACCCCGGCGAACCCGGTGGCGCCGGCGTCCGCGCCGGAGCCCGCCGCGACGCCGGCGATCGACCCGGAGGCCTGGCGGACGGCGGCCGACGACGGCTGGAGCCGGGCCAGCCAGGCGGCGGAGCCCACCACCGGTGGCACCACCCGCTCGGGCCTGCCGAAGCGGGTGCCGCAGGCGCAGCTCGTGCCCGGTGGGATCGAACCGAAGAGCGGCCGGGACCGCAGCCGACGCACCCCGGACGAAGTCCGGGGTCTGCTCTCCGCCTACCACCGTGGCGTCCAGCGGGGTCGTACGGCCGGCACCGACCTGAACAGCACCTCGACCAAGGAGACGAACCGATGA
- a CDS encoding roadblock/LC7 domain-containing protein, with protein sequence MNRPAAMQDMGWLLTNFADSVAGIAHVVAVSADGLLLASSRDLPGDRADQLAAITSGVVSLTEGAARMFSAGGVLQTVIEMDSGYLFLMSISDGSSMAVLAARSCDVGQVGYEMALLVERVGQALVPLPRDAVRS encoded by the coding sequence ATGAACAGGCCTGCGGCCATGCAGGACATGGGTTGGTTGCTCACCAACTTCGCCGACAGCGTGGCGGGCATCGCCCACGTGGTGGCGGTGTCCGCGGACGGGTTGCTCCTCGCCTCCTCCCGGGACCTGCCCGGTGACCGGGCCGACCAGCTCGCCGCGATCACCTCCGGCGTGGTCAGCCTCACCGAGGGCGCGGCGCGGATGTTCAGCGCCGGCGGGGTCTTGCAGACCGTGATCGAGATGGACAGCGGATACCTCTTCCTGATGTCCATCAGCGACGGCTCGTCGATGGCGGTGCTCGCGGCGCGCAGCTGCGACGTCGGCCAGGTGGGCTACGAGATGGCGCTGCTGGTGGAGCGGGTCGGCCAGGCGCTGGTGCCGCTGCCCAGGGACGCCGTCCGATCCTGA
- a CDS encoding DUF742 domain-containing protein translates to MEPRRDPRGALVRPYAVTRGRTEPLQNIALEAVLSSTATQSAEARFAGHDKYRISSVCEGRAQSLAEIAAYTRMPLGVTRVLVADMVAEGLLTLHSAAPATGFAARMNLLGRVLSGLREL, encoded by the coding sequence ATGGAACCGCGACGTGATCCGCGTGGCGCGCTGGTGCGACCGTACGCGGTCACCCGCGGCCGCACCGAGCCGTTGCAGAACATCGCGCTCGAGGCGGTGCTGTCGAGCACGGCCACCCAGTCGGCCGAGGCACGTTTCGCCGGGCACGACAAGTACCGCATCTCCTCGGTCTGTGAAGGCCGGGCACAGTCGCTGGCGGAGATCGCCGCTTACACCCGGATGCCGCTGGGCGTCACCCGGGTGCTGGTCGCCGACATGGTGGCCGAGGGCCTGCTGACGCTACACAGTGCCGCTCCCGCGACGGGTTTCGCGGCGCGGATGAACCTGCTTGGAAGGGTGCTAAGTGGACTTCGCGAACTATGA
- a CDS encoding ATP/GTP-binding protein, with translation MDFANYDPDGANRGREIISAKIVIAGGFGVGKTTLVGAISEIQPLTTEALMTAAGVGIDDPSKVPGKETTTVAMDFGRITMAEDLILYLFGTPGQTRFWFMWDEIIRGAVGAAVLVDTRRITDAFAPLDYFENRKLPYVVALNRFDDAPHYELEEIREALAISPDVPLVMCDARRRDSVKQVLVTVVEHAMLRLQAEHGYPASVG, from the coding sequence GTGGACTTCGCGAACTATGACCCCGACGGGGCGAACCGCGGCCGGGAGATCATCTCCGCGAAGATCGTGATCGCGGGTGGCTTCGGGGTGGGCAAGACCACCCTGGTCGGGGCGATCTCCGAGATCCAGCCGCTGACCACCGAGGCGTTGATGACCGCGGCCGGCGTGGGCATCGACGATCCGTCGAAGGTGCCGGGCAAGGAGACCACCACGGTCGCCATGGACTTCGGCCGGATCACCATGGCCGAGGACCTGATCCTCTATCTCTTCGGCACGCCCGGCCAGACCCGCTTCTGGTTCATGTGGGACGAGATCATCCGGGGCGCGGTGGGCGCGGCGGTGCTGGTGGACACGCGCCGGATCACCGACGCGTTCGCGCCGCTGGACTACTTCGAGAACCGCAAGCTGCCGTACGTGGTGGCGTTGAACCGGTTCGACGACGCGCCGCACTACGAGCTGGAGGAGATCCGGGAGGCGCTCGCCATCTCGCCGGACGTGCCGCTGGTCATGTGCGACGCCCGGCGGCGGGACTCGGTCAAGCAGGTGCTGGTGACCGTGGTGGAGCACGCCATGCTCCGGCTCCAGGCCGAGCACGGTTACCCGGCGTCGGTGGGCTGA
- a CDS encoding ferritin family protein, with protein MCSGATQANLEATMRGEAFACARYPHYARHARDGGRLRLSQLWENTAGQELGEHFSEAATLAGLVRGDADNLRDAVDGEVYEAGTMYPALSRQAASVGEDEAADLFAEIAHDEAGHASAFLLALVDLQVGGGGDRAARQG; from the coding sequence GTGTGCTCCGGCGCGACGCAGGCCAACCTGGAGGCGACGATGCGGGGCGAGGCGTTCGCGTGCGCCAGGTACCCGCACTACGCCCGGCACGCGCGCGACGGTGGCCGGCTGCGGCTGTCCCAGCTCTGGGAGAACACCGCCGGCCAGGAACTCGGCGAGCACTTCAGCGAGGCGGCCACGCTCGCCGGCCTGGTCCGCGGCGACGCCGACAACCTCCGCGACGCGGTCGACGGCGAGGTCTACGAGGCGGGCACCATGTATCCGGCCCTCTCCCGACAGGCGGCCTCGGTGGGTGAGGACGAGGCGGCGGACCTGTTCGCCGAGATCGCGCACGACGAGGCGGGCCACGCGTCGGCGTTCCTGCTCGCCCTGGTCGACCTCCAGGTGGGTGGCGGGGGCGACCGCGCGGCCCGCCAGGGCTGA